A region from the Salicibibacter cibarius genome encodes:
- a CDS encoding recombinase family protein, with protein sequence MENYEVEVIKANRKLTNRTNSDLSDTLKVAPYARVSTDTEEQLSSYQSQVQHYTDMVDQRSDWTLVDIYADEAITGTQTVKREDFQRLINDCIDGKIDMIITKSISRFARNTLDTLKHVRQLKEKNIAVLFEDENINTMTMDGELLLTILSSVAQQEVENISANVKKGLQMKMQRGTMVGFQSCLGYDYDPQTKEICINKAEAQIVRYIFRRYIEGIGTGVITRELMQAGLKTKKGSEIWRDSTVLFILKNEKYKGDLLQGKSFTVDPISKRRLANFGEVNQYYVKNHHEPIISREVFDKAQDFLNRRSKAKLKGKRKHGKTGGKYSRLYTFSSLLECAHCGNIYSRRSWHAETTHKKTVWECVTKTKKGKKYCLHSKAAGEAVLEEAFVQSYRKLCRNHKEVLNELLHTMESLLMDKKQQKRLDKLSKEINHIEQKSRKLLDLLMEEEIDKISYDHKRNELQTTEARLREEKEKLERSIQQTNSVEARIKKFQEVLTENDILPEFDRHVFESITEKVIMGDPTKQKPNQITFIFKTGERKIMDGKRLADDQKKPVEKERSEPLSLSFNNTCGVCGFDTTGNYVEILSFKLFYKHVHFIPNGENGRKKVLKNHIEVSAGIDLVCGNTTK encoded by the coding sequence ATGGAAAATTACGAAGTTGAAGTCATAAAAGCCAATCGAAAATTAACTAATCGGACCAATTCCGATCTTTCCGACACTTTGAAAGTAGCTCCTTATGCGCGTGTAAGCACAGATACTGAAGAACAGCTCAGCAGTTATCAATCCCAAGTACAGCATTACACAGACATGGTGGATCAACGTAGTGATTGGACATTAGTAGATATTTATGCTGATGAAGCAATTACTGGAACACAAACGGTGAAACGAGAAGATTTTCAGCGGCTTATTAATGATTGTATAGATGGAAAGATTGATATGATCATAACGAAGTCGATATCAAGGTTTGCCCGAAATACATTGGATACTTTAAAGCATGTTCGTCAATTAAAAGAGAAAAATATTGCGGTTTTGTTTGAAGATGAGAACATTAATACAATGACAATGGATGGAGAACTTTTGCTCACCATTTTAAGTTCAGTCGCACAACAGGAAGTAGAAAATATTTCTGCCAATGTGAAAAAGGGACTGCAAATGAAAATGCAGCGAGGTACTATGGTTGGTTTTCAAAGCTGTCTTGGTTATGATTATGATCCACAAACCAAAGAGATTTGCATTAATAAAGCAGAAGCTCAAATAGTACGCTACATTTTTAGACGTTATATTGAGGGAATAGGAACCGGAGTTATTACAAGGGAGCTTATGCAAGCTGGACTTAAAACCAAAAAAGGAAGTGAAATTTGGAGAGATTCGACTGTTCTTTTCATCCTAAAAAATGAAAAATATAAAGGAGATTTATTGCAAGGGAAATCATTTACGGTTGATCCCATATCTAAGAGAAGACTTGCAAATTTTGGTGAGGTCAACCAGTATTACGTTAAGAATCATCATGAACCAATTATAAGTAGAGAAGTGTTTGATAAGGCACAAGATTTTTTAAACAGAAGAAGCAAAGCGAAATTGAAAGGGAAAAGAAAACATGGAAAAACCGGTGGAAAGTATAGTAGGTTATATACATTTAGCAGCTTGTTGGAATGCGCACATTGTGGAAACATTTATAGTCGGCGTTCGTGGCATGCAGAGACTACACATAAGAAAACAGTGTGGGAATGCGTTACTAAAACTAAAAAAGGAAAGAAATATTGCCTTCATAGTAAAGCCGCAGGAGAAGCAGTTCTTGAGGAAGCTTTTGTGCAATCATATCGGAAGCTTTGTCGAAACCATAAGGAAGTATTGAATGAATTGCTTCATACAATGGAATCTTTGCTAATGGATAAAAAGCAGCAAAAAAGACTAGATAAACTCTCAAAAGAGATTAATCATATAGAACAAAAAAGTCGAAAGTTACTTGATTTATTAATGGAAGAAGAGATCGATAAAATTTCTTATGATCATAAACGAAATGAACTGCAAACAACCGAAGCTCGATTACGTGAAGAAAAAGAAAAACTGGAACGATCAATTCAACAAACAAATTCCGTAGAAGCACGGATTAAGAAGTTTCAAGAAGTGCTGACGGAAAATGATATCTTACCTGAGTTTGACCGTCATGTATTTGAAAGCATCACAGAAAAAGTGATTATGGGTGATCCTACTAAACAAAAACCTAACCAAATCACATTTATATTTAAGACAGGTGAACGTAAAATTATGGATGGAAAAAGACTTGCAGATGATCAAAAAAAGCCCGTAGAAAAAGAAAGGAGTGAGCCGCTTTCCCTTTCCTTTAACAACACATGTGGAGTGTGTGGTTTCGATACAACGGGAAATTACGTAGAAATCCTTAGTTTCAAGCTGTTTTACAAGCATGTGCACTTTATCCCAAATGGTGAAAATGGGAGAAAAAAAGTGTTAAAAAACCACATTGAAGTTTCAGCAGGAATTGATCTGGT
- a CDS encoding SHOCT domain-containing protein: MDKTLLKYSMKIAMLKQLLALSLITEKEFILVKNHLMEKYGIISEVNF, encoded by the coding sequence ATGGATAAAACATTATTGAAGTATAGTATGAAAATTGCCATGTTAAAACAGTTGCTCGCATTGTCCCTGATTACAGAAAAAGAATTTATTTTAGTAAAAAACCATTTAATGGAAAAATACGGAATAATATCAGAGGTGAATTTTTAA